The Thiothrix subterranea genome has a segment encoding these proteins:
- a CDS encoding NBR1-Ig-like domain-containing protein yields the protein MAALDLAEYLRQQMEKSGISVTELARRSNLSRQSIYNMLNAELEQARLTTFIQLANALKIHPLDLMRVFFSRWEFPTNTPTRTKSLVNGDDIGFIGDITIPDHSILAPGQTFEKIWEIRNVGAIPWQNRRIVCLDQQIEVRFQNGEKLDTYKYGLMPLDGREICVPDIHPGQNHRISICFLAPEVACTTISYWKMVDAENTILFPDMTGLYCLVQVMPL from the coding sequence ATGGCTGCCCTTGACCTTGCCGAATATTTGCGCCAACAAATGGAAAAATCCGGCATCAGCGTGACGGAACTTGCCCGCCGTTCCAACCTATCCCGCCAATCCATCTACAACATGCTCAACGCCGAACTAGAACAAGCCCGTTTAACCACCTTTATCCAGCTAGCCAATGCGCTAAAAATTCACCCGCTAGATCTGATGCGCGTTTTCTTCTCCCGCTGGGAATTCCCGACCAACACCCCCACCCGTACCAAATCTCTTGTCAACGGCGATGATATTGGTTTTATTGGGGATATTACGATACCCGACCACTCCATCCTTGCACCGGGGCAAACCTTTGAAAAAATCTGGGAAATCCGCAATGTGGGTGCTATCCCTTGGCAAAACCGCCGGATTGTCTGCTTAGATCAGCAAATCGAAGTGCGCTTTCAAAATGGTGAAAAACTCGATACCTACAAGTATGGTCTTATGCCGCTGGACGGGCGTGAAATTTGCGTCCCCGACATCCACCCCGGACAAAATCACCGAATCAGCATCTGCTTTCTTGCTCCCGAAGTTGCCTGCACCACCATTTCCTATTGGAAAATGGTCGATGCAGAAAACACCATACTGTTTCCCGATATGACGGGATTGTATTGCTTAGTACAAGTAATGCCCCTATGA
- a CDS encoding aminoglycoside phosphotransferase family protein → MTQDTRLEQLTQWVNSLPNWEHAVLEPASADASFRHYFRARGTDGTAICMDAPPDKEDIRPFVEVTHLLSATGVHAPQLLAQNLLDGFLLLEDLGNTSYLSQLTPATVKDLYADALHALLQLQQADCDHLPVYNERILRREMELMPEWFLKTHLGFSDEQIPHELIQQTFEDLIESAIGQPVAFVHRDYHSRNLMVTTANNPGIIDYQDAVLGPATYDLVSLLRDCYIVWPQAQVEWWVDCYRKEAIAAGVLPPVDQQTYQQWFDLMGLQRHLKVLGIFARLNHRDGKPGYLDDLPLVLSYVLEVGSRYPETSELIEWMRRAGIPERIGTVHIPA, encoded by the coding sequence ATGACACAGGATACACGTCTTGAGCAATTAACTCAGTGGGTCAACAGCCTGCCCAACTGGGAGCACGCCGTCTTAGAACCTGCTTCGGCAGATGCCAGCTTCCGGCATTATTTTCGCGCCCGTGGCACCGACGGTACCGCCATTTGCATGGATGCCCCGCCCGATAAAGAAGACATCCGCCCGTTTGTGGAAGTGACGCATTTGCTGAGTGCGACCGGCGTTCATGCCCCGCAATTATTGGCGCAAAATTTGCTGGATGGCTTTCTGCTGCTGGAAGACTTAGGCAATACCAGCTACCTGAGCCAGCTTACCCCCGCTACTGTTAAAGACTTGTATGCCGATGCCCTGCACGCGCTGTTGCAACTTCAGCAAGCCGACTGTGACCATTTGCCGGTTTACAACGAGCGTATCTTGCGCCGTGAAATGGAATTAATGCCGGAATGGTTCCTGAAAACCCACCTAGGCTTCAGCGATGAGCAGATTCCACACGAACTGATTCAACAAACCTTTGAAGACCTGATCGAATCGGCTATCGGGCAACCTGTCGCCTTTGTTCACCGCGATTACCACAGCCGCAATCTCATGGTCACAACCGCCAATAACCCCGGCATTATTGACTATCAGGACGCGGTATTAGGGCCTGCAACCTACGATCTAGTGTCCTTGCTGCGTGACTGCTACATCGTTTGGCCACAAGCGCAAGTCGAATGGTGGGTCGATTGCTACCGCAAAGAAGCCATTGCTGCGGGGGTGCTACCGCCAGTAGATCAGCAAACCTACCAGCAATGGTTTGACCTCATGGGGTTGCAACGCCACCTTAAGGTGCTGGGGATTTTTGCCCGCCTTAATCACCGTGACGGTAAACCGGGCTATCTGGATGACCTGCCTCTGGTGCTGAGTTACGTGCTGGAAGTCGGCTCACGCTACCCCGAAACCAGCGAGCTAATCGAATGGATGCGGCGGGCAGGCATTCCCGAACGCATCGGCACTGTCCACATTCCCGCCTGA
- the murU gene encoding N-acetylmuramate alpha-1-phosphate uridylyltransferase MurU, whose translation MKAMILAAGHGTRMRPLTDHTPKPLLPAGGKPLIVWHIEKLARAGFRDIVINLAWLGWKIPEALGDGSRWNVNLHYSDEQQEGALETAGGIIKALPLLSDAPFLVVNGDVWCDYPCLPFHLAEHDLAHLVLVANPVHHPQGDFGLNQGRVSSSGEPRYTFSGIGYYRPELFAGLPLGKHPLAPLLRQAMQAHQVSGEYFAGDWRDIGTPERLAELDQDLSKNPPSPTP comes from the coding sequence ATGAAAGCCATGATTCTCGCCGCTGGGCACGGCACACGGATGCGCCCATTAACCGACCACACCCCGAAACCCTTGCTACCTGCTGGCGGCAAGCCGTTGATCGTGTGGCATATCGAAAAACTCGCCCGCGCGGGCTTTCGCGACATTGTAATCAATCTGGCCTGGCTGGGCTGGAAAATCCCCGAAGCCTTGGGGGATGGTTCACGTTGGAATGTCAATCTGCACTATTCCGACGAGCAGCAAGAGGGCGCATTGGAAACGGCGGGTGGCATTATCAAAGCACTACCGTTATTAAGTGACGCGCCGTTCTTGGTGGTGAATGGCGATGTATGGTGTGATTACCCGTGCCTGCCTTTCCACTTAGCGGAACACGATCTGGCGCATTTGGTGCTGGTTGCCAATCCGGTACACCATCCGCAAGGCGATTTCGGCTTGAATCAAGGGCGGGTTAGCAGCAGTGGCGAACCGCGTTACACCTTCAGCGGCATTGGTTATTACCGCCCCGAACTGTTCGCCGGATTGCCACTAGGTAAACACCCACTCGCCCCTTTGCTACGCCAAGCGATGCAGGCACATCAAGTCAGCGGGGAATATTTTGCGGGCGACTGGCGCGACATCGGTACACCCGAACGGTTGGCAGAATTAGACCAAGATTTATCCAAAAATCCACCCTCACCGACACCGTAG
- the idi gene encoding isopentenyl-diphosphate Delta-isomerase gives MTIRVNTSTPPDSWMEHVVLVDQHNAVLGTVPKSHVHTLETPLHRGFSVFIFNQAGELLLQQRSFSKLTWPGFWSNSCCGHPALGESVAEAIQRRVALELGMQVYDLCEALPNFQYRCEYGGVVENEICPVWLARTVDEPIPNPLEVAATRWIAWEDFKQILVADVAGHYSPWCKLETALLDALVETQNFASLRCR, from the coding sequence GTGACGATCCGCGTGAATACGTCCACCCCACCTGATAGCTGGATGGAACACGTGGTGTTGGTCGATCAGCATAATGCGGTGCTGGGAACTGTGCCGAAAAGCCACGTGCATACGCTGGAAACCCCGTTACACCGGGGGTTTTCGGTGTTTATCTTTAATCAGGCGGGGGAACTGCTGCTGCAACAGCGCAGTTTCAGTAAGCTAACGTGGCCCGGTTTTTGGTCGAATTCGTGCTGTGGGCATCCGGCGTTGGGCGAATCGGTTGCTGAAGCCATCCAGCGGCGAGTGGCGTTGGAGTTGGGGATGCAGGTGTATGATTTGTGCGAAGCCTTACCCAATTTCCAGTACCGCTGCGAATACGGCGGTGTGGTTGAAAACGAAATCTGCCCGGTGTGGTTGGCGCGTACTGTGGATGAGCCAATACCCAATCCGCTCGAAGTCGCCGCTACGCGCTGGATTGCGTGGGAAGATTTCAAACAAATATTGGTGGCGGATGTGGCTGGTCATTATTCGCCTTGGTGCAAATTAGAAACCGCGCTGCTGGATGCGCTGGTAGAGACGCAAAATTTTGCGTCTCTACGGTGTCGGTGA
- the folE2 gene encoding GTP cyclohydrolase FolE2 produces the protein MMSTNACQELPCAVAAMPDVAKQPLAGAKGTLNWVGMSQIELPVFLRSPNGERVQTLARVQAYVNLIDPNSKGIHMSRLYVALDTLLGMNDLTPEVLRATIAQFVDTHGGLSDAAYLECRFDYFERRNSLLSANSGWKNYPVKVAATLRNGQIDTEVSVEVPYSSTCPCSAALARQLIQEGFRETFGDASVVDANTVFDWLGTSNGIRATPHSQRSIAQVRVKLAEKVRILPITSLIDRVEAALKTPVQATVKREDEQEFARLNAANLMFCEDAARRLKNALNDDISVRDFWLRVNHMESLHAHDAVAVVVKGVEGGYRDDPREYVHPT, from the coding sequence ATGATGTCTACAAATGCCTGCCAGGAATTGCCCTGTGCGGTTGCCGCTATGCCGGATGTTGCCAAGCAACCCCTCGCAGGTGCTAAAGGAACGCTCAATTGGGTGGGAATGAGTCAGATTGAGCTGCCAGTCTTTCTGCGCAGCCCCAACGGTGAGCGGGTGCAAACACTGGCACGGGTTCAGGCTTACGTTAATTTGATCGACCCTAACAGCAAGGGCATTCACATGTCGCGCTTATACGTGGCGCTAGACACACTCCTCGGCATGAATGATCTGACACCTGAAGTGTTGCGTGCCACCATTGCGCAATTCGTTGATACCCATGGTGGTTTGAGTGATGCCGCTTATTTGGAATGCCGTTTTGACTATTTCGAGCGCCGCAATTCCTTGCTGAGCGCTAACAGTGGTTGGAAAAACTACCCCGTAAAAGTCGCTGCTACTTTGCGTAACGGGCAAATTGACACCGAAGTCAGCGTGGAAGTGCCTTATTCTTCCACTTGCCCGTGTTCGGCAGCATTAGCGCGGCAATTGATTCAAGAAGGTTTCCGCGAAACGTTCGGCGACGCTTCCGTCGTGGATGCGAACACCGTTTTCGACTGGTTAGGAACAAGCAACGGGATTCGGGCGACCCCGCATAGCCAACGCAGCATTGCGCAAGTACGGGTAAAATTGGCAGAAAAAGTACGCATACTGCCCATTACCAGCCTGATTGACCGGGTGGAAGCGGCGCTGAAAACCCCGGTACAAGCCACGGTGAAACGCGAAGATGAGCAAGAGTTTGCGCGTTTGAATGCGGCGAATCTGATGTTCTGCGAAGACGCGGCACGTCGCCTGAAAAATGCTTTGAACGACGATATTTCGGTGCGCGATTTCTGGTTGCGTGTCAATCACATGGAAAGCTTGCACGCTCACGATGCGGTCGCCGTTGTCGTTAAAGGTGTGGAAGGGGGCTACCGTGACGATCCGCGTGAATACGTCCACCCCACCTGA
- the mreD gene encoding rod shape-determining protein MreD, with product MPVKDPRFPGAVLVTLILAMVLSLIPLGDVLSLWRPEWIALTLVHWALIIRDRVSLVVVFAIGLIVDTTLPGSLLGQHALGYVLVTYLAVRLSLRMTPEAFMQQLALLFVILGAYMLANLWILRVVGAGSTGGWLYWAPLLSSIAIWPVFHSLLGYFHVQRKAL from the coding sequence ATGCCCGTTAAAGACCCGCGTTTCCCCGGCGCTGTATTGGTAACGTTGATTCTGGCGATGGTGTTGTCGCTTATCCCCTTGGGCGATGTATTGAGTTTGTGGCGTCCCGAATGGATCGCGCTGACGTTAGTGCATTGGGCGTTAATTATCCGTGATCGCGTCAGTTTGGTGGTGGTATTCGCGATTGGCCTGATCGTAGACACAACTTTACCCGGATCATTATTAGGGCAACATGCCTTGGGGTATGTGCTGGTCACGTATCTTGCGGTGCGCTTGAGTTTGCGCATGACCCCCGAAGCGTTTATGCAGCAATTGGCACTGCTGTTTGTGATTTTGGGGGCATACATGCTGGCTAATCTGTGGATATTGCGGGTGGTAGGCGCTGGTAGCACGGGCGGTTGGTTGTATTGGGCACCATTACTCAGCAGCATTGCGATTTGGCCGGTTTTCCACTCCCTGCTGGGGTATTTCCATGTACAGCGAAAAGCCCTTTAA
- the mreC gene encoding rod shape-determining protein MreC, translating to MNDTNYHATPGFSFRFMLLILCALVLMAVDNRNPASLSAVRTVATMMVYPLLYSVDFPQQAYQRSSGFLTNQQQLADENLILRQQVGVFSAQQQDLDKVMAENQRLRTMLNAAPRETYTFTMAEILEIAQDPVRGLVTLNKGSNDAVQESQVVLHGNKIYGQVVSVTPLTSNVMQLIDIGHSIPVESKRTGERGLANGDGRGRPIKIENLPASSTVKPGDVFVSSGLGGLFAAGYEVATVLPGGVDVKQGDPFATVLAMPAVDYEAVREVLLVWKNTGDADAR from the coding sequence ATTAACGACACCAATTATCATGCCACGCCGGGATTTTCGTTTCGGTTCATGTTGTTGATTTTATGTGCATTAGTGCTCATGGCGGTGGATAATCGTAATCCAGCGTCATTGTCCGCTGTGCGCACCGTGGCAACTATGATGGTTTATCCATTGCTGTACAGCGTTGATTTTCCGCAACAGGCTTATCAACGTTCCAGCGGATTTTTAACCAATCAACAACAATTAGCGGATGAAAATCTTATCCTGCGGCAGCAAGTCGGTGTGTTTTCAGCACAGCAACAGGATTTGGATAAGGTCATGGCTGAAAATCAGCGCTTGCGCACCATGCTCAATGCCGCCCCGCGTGAAACCTACACGTTTACCATGGCTGAAATTCTGGAAATTGCGCAAGACCCGGTGCGTGGCTTGGTGACGCTCAATAAAGGCAGCAATGATGCCGTTCAGGAAAGCCAAGTGGTATTGCATGGCAATAAAATCTACGGACAAGTCGTTAGTGTTACTCCGCTTACCTCCAATGTGATGCAGTTAATTGACATAGGTCACTCGATTCCCGTGGAAAGCAAACGCACCGGCGAACGCGGGCTTGCGAATGGCGACGGACGTGGACGACCGATAAAGATTGAAAATTTGCCAGCCAGCAGTACCGTTAAACCGGGTGATGTATTTGTCTCATCGGGGCTGGGTGGCTTGTTTGCGGCTGGCTACGAAGTCGCTACCGTATTACCCGGTGGCGTCGATGTGAAACAGGGCGACCCATTTGCCACGGTGTTAGCCATGCCTGCGGTGGACTACGAAGCCGTGCGCGAGGTGCTATTGGTGTGGAAAAATACGGGTGATGCTGATGCCCGTTAA
- a CDS encoding rod shape-determining protein — MFKALSGLFSNDISIDLGTANTLIYMRGKGIVLDEPSVVAIRQDRGPGGPKSIEAVGTEAKKMLGRTPENITAIRPMKDGVIADFTYTEKMLQHFIRKVDAGRILRPSPRVVICVPCGATQVERRAIKDSALGAGARKVYLIEEPMAAAIGAGIPVDEAIGSMVLDIGGGTSEVAIMSLRGIVYSASVRIGGDRLDDAIISYVRRNYGMLIGEATAERIKCEIGSAYPGKELLEIEVKGRNLSEGVPRSFTLTSNEILEALQEPLFGIVSAVKTALEQTPPELAADVADRGIVLTGGGALLRDLDRLLMEETGIPVVIADDPLTCVARGGGKILEIMEEEGVNFLATD; from the coding sequence ATGTTCAAAGCCTTATCAGGTTTATTTTCCAATGATATTTCCATCGACCTAGGCACTGCCAATACCCTGATTTATATGCGCGGCAAAGGTATCGTACTGGATGAACCTTCTGTTGTTGCTATCCGTCAAGACCGTGGTCCGGGTGGCCCCAAGTCGATTGAAGCCGTGGGAACGGAAGCCAAGAAAATGTTGGGGCGTACCCCTGAGAATATCACCGCGATTCGCCCCATGAAAGACGGCGTGATTGCGGACTTTACTTACACTGAAAAAATGTTACAGCACTTCATCCGCAAAGTGGATGCGGGTCGTATTTTGCGCCCTAGCCCGCGTGTGGTGATTTGCGTGCCGTGTGGCGCAACCCAAGTCGAACGCCGTGCGATTAAAGATTCCGCGTTGGGTGCGGGTGCGCGTAAAGTTTACCTGATCGAAGAGCCGATGGCGGCAGCGATTGGCGCGGGCATTCCGGTCGATGAAGCGATTGGTTCGATGGTACTGGATATTGGCGGTGGTACGTCCGAAGTGGCCATTATGTCATTGCGCGGGATTGTGTACTCGGCATCAGTGCGTATCGGCGGCGACCGTTTGGATGATGCGATCATCAGTTATGTACGCCGTAATTACGGCATGTTGATCGGTGAAGCCACGGCGGAACGGATTAAATGCGAAATCGGTTCGGCTTACCCCGGCAAGGAATTGCTGGAAATCGAAGTCAAAGGCCGTAACCTGTCAGAAGGCGTACCCCGCAGTTTCACCCTGACCAGCAATGAAATCCTCGAAGCCTTGCAAGAACCGCTGTTTGGCATTGTCAGCGCGGTGAAAACGGCGTTGGAACAAACCCCGCCAGAGTTAGCTGCTGACGTTGCCGACCGTGGTATCGTTTTGACCGGCGGTGGTGCATTATTGCGCGACTTGGATCGTTTATTGATGGAAGAAACGGGGATTCCGGTGGTGATTGCCGATGATCCGCTGACATGTGTGGCGCGTGGTGGCGGTAAGATTCTGGAAATCATGGAAGAAGAAGGCGTTAACTTCCTCGCTACCGACTGA
- the hslO gene encoding Hsp33 family molecular chaperone HslO produces the protein MSADTLRRFMLEQAHVRGEWLHLDQTWQEILARADYPAFVKTILGEAVTAAVLLAATIKHDGALTLQIRGDGPIHLLVIQATAQGTVRGLAQWNGEATGSRLLDLFGEAQLAITLESHQSNERYQSLIPLEGDSLSVALEAYFERSEQLPTRLWLMSNDTAAAGILLQRLPQTEHDADDWQRASALLDTLTRDELAQLAPEALLYRLFHEEDVRLFDPKGIRFHCTCSRERVETMLRSLGQAEADAMLEEQGKIEIICEFCNANYTLDAIDTGLLFKPTMPTNDTLH, from the coding sequence ATGTCAGCCGATACATTACGACGCTTTATGCTCGAACAAGCGCATGTGCGCGGTGAATGGTTACACCTTGACCAAACTTGGCAGGAAATTTTAGCGCGTGCCGATTACCCGGCTTTTGTGAAAACCATTTTGGGCGAAGCCGTGACCGCCGCCGTGTTATTAGCCGCCACCATCAAACATGACGGCGCGTTGACCTTGCAAATTCGCGGCGATGGCCCGATCCATTTGCTGGTCATTCAAGCCACTGCGCAAGGCACGGTACGCGGCCTAGCGCAATGGAACGGTGAAGCCACCGGCAGCCGTTTACTCGACTTGTTTGGTGAAGCCCAACTAGCAATCACCCTCGAATCGCACCAAAGCAACGAGCGTTACCAAAGCCTAATCCCATTGGAAGGTGATTCCTTAAGTGTCGCACTCGAAGCGTATTTTGAGCGTTCCGAACAATTACCAACACGCCTGTGGTTAATGTCGAATGACACCGCCGCCGCCGGTATTTTGCTGCAACGCCTGCCGCAAACCGAGCACGATGCCGACGATTGGCAACGTGCCTCCGCCTTGCTGGATACCCTGACTCGCGACGAGCTGGCACAGCTTGCACCGGAAGCATTGCTCTATCGCCTGTTCCACGAAGAAGACGTGCGCTTATTTGACCCCAAAGGCATTCGCTTTCACTGCACCTGTAGCCGTGAACGGGTCGAAACCATGTTGCGCTCACTCGGTCAGGCTGAAGCCGACGCCATGCTTGAAGAGCAGGGAAAAATTGAGATCATTTGCGAATTTTGCAATGCAAACTATACACTTGACGCCATTGATACCGGGCTATTATTCAAACCAACCATGCCAACGAATGATACCCTTCACTAA
- a CDS encoding NAD(P)H-dependent oxidoreductase encodes MRVLIVYAHPNPSSFNHAMLDYCQQGLQEGGHEVRVKDLYAEDFDPVLRASDLAVLQTGVIPDKISREQQDLLWADGLVFIYPLWWFDRPAILKGWFDHVLTNGTAFEYSQEGVKGLLQHQRALVLITAGGTEDFFRQTDAEHLIYRPVTDGTLAFCGIKDVRHRIYYNVPALSAEARADILENIATMGREFAC; translated from the coding sequence ATGCGCGTTCTGATCGTTTACGCTCACCCCAACCCCAGCAGCTTCAACCATGCCATGCTGGATTATTGCCAACAAGGTTTGCAGGAAGGGGGACACGAAGTACGGGTCAAAGACCTGTATGCGGAAGATTTCGACCCGGTATTACGCGCCAGCGACTTAGCAGTCCTGCAAACCGGCGTGATTCCCGACAAAATCAGCCGTGAGCAACAAGACCTGCTGTGGGCAGACGGCTTGGTGTTTATTTACCCGCTGTGGTGGTTTGACCGCCCTGCCATCCTCAAAGGCTGGTTTGACCACGTCTTGACCAATGGCACCGCGTTTGAATATTCACAAGAAGGCGTGAAAGGCTTGCTGCAACACCAGCGGGCGTTGGTGTTAATCACGGCGGGCGGCACCGAAGACTTTTTCCGCCAAACCGACGCCGAACACTTGATCTACCGCCCGGTCACGGATGGCACATTGGCTTTCTGCGGCATTAAGGACGTGCGTCATCGCATTTACTACAATGTCCCCGCACTCAGTGCTGAGGCACGCGCAGATATTTTGGAAAACATTGCCACCATGGGGCGTGAATTCGCGTGCTGA
- a CDS encoding alpha/beta fold hydrolase, with protein sequence MLNYRLLGTLDGNPPLVVLHGLLGSLDNWQTFARGQTAKRAVLALDLRNHGDSPHVEGMSYRQMGADVVEVLDALAIPHCDLMGHSMGGKVAMTLALQQPERVQRLLVVDIAPKAYPPRHQALLQAMSSLPLATLTSRKQADEWLSSTVKHPFERGFLLKNLGRHTDGTFFWQCNLPEIAKQYLKISGFPAPESVFTQPTLFVRGGQSDYVQDTDIDGIWQVFPQATLTTIDAAGHLPHVQTPAEFSAVVNAFLN encoded by the coding sequence GTGCTGAATTACCGCCTACTCGGAACGTTAGACGGCAACCCGCCACTGGTGGTGCTGCACGGCTTATTAGGGTCGCTGGATAACTGGCAAACCTTTGCACGCGGGCAAACCGCGAAACGCGCGGTGTTGGCGCTGGATTTGCGTAATCACGGCGATTCACCGCACGTTGAAGGCATGTCCTACCGGCAAATGGGCGCGGATGTGGTGGAAGTGCTGGATGCCTTGGCGATTCCACACTGCGATTTAATGGGGCATTCGATGGGCGGCAAAGTTGCGATGACGCTGGCGCTGCAACAGCCAGAACGGGTACAGCGTTTGCTGGTGGTCGATATTGCGCCCAAAGCCTACCCACCTCGCCATCAAGCCCTGCTACAAGCGATGTCGAGCCTGCCCCTCGCCACGCTTACCAGCCGCAAACAAGCCGATGAGTGGTTGAGCAGCACCGTCAAACACCCGTTCGAGCGCGGTTTCCTGCTGAAAAATTTGGGGCGGCATACCGATGGCACATTCTTCTGGCAATGCAACTTGCCGGAGATTGCCAAACAGTATTTGAAAATATCAGGATTTCCCGCGCCGGAAAGTGTGTTTACCCAACCGACACTGTTTGTGCGCGGTGGGCAGTCGGATTACGTGCAAGACACCGACATTGATGGCATTTGGCAAGTATTTCCGCAAGCAACCTTAACGACCATTGACGCAGCGGGGCATCTGCCACACGTGCAAACGCCCGCCGAATTCAGCGCCGTGGTGAATGCGTTTCTGAACTAG